From the genome of Prunus persica cultivar Lovell chromosome G8, Prunus_persica_NCBIv2, whole genome shotgun sequence:
CAGATCAACCAaccaacttcaaaaaaaacctaatcagataaaatcagaaaatttaataaCATGCCTTCATCAAAGCTGTGGTTGTTGATTGAGGAAGGGAAGGCTGCTTTGGGGTGGGATTTTAGTCTCAGAGACGGGAGAATGAGGGGTTGTCAATGGTGGGTGAGATGTGGGATTTTATTTTCGATGGCTGGGTGAGGTCGATTTTGGTTGGGTCTGTGGTGGGATTTTGGATTGAGCTTAGACATTAGACTTTGGAAGATGGGTGGGTTGAGAACTAAGAGAAATTGAGGGATGGTTAGAGTTTAGATTTCGTGGGTCTTGGATGGGATTTTTTTAagagttgaagaaaaatatgggGACTGGGTTTGTGGCGGTGGAGagagccagagagagagagagagagagagagaggatatgAAAGTTTAGAAGATGTAGAGAGTTTGTCAAATTTTGAGAGAGGGAGAGCATTTCAGAttatgagagagagggagtttCTCCCGCAAAAAAATTTGGCTTCTTTttcaacaattttttattgaaggAAATGGATACAATTTTAACAACATGCGATGTGTGTTGTAGAACTAAACATACAACAACAGGCCAAGGGTGCGTTGTAAAAAAATCTCTAAATTTCGTTTTGACAACGTGCAATAAATGCACATTGTTAAAAGTGGTATACTTCAACGCACAATTGCAGCACGTTGTGGAAAGTCTACTTCCACAACGCACAACATATGCATGTTGTTAATAACGTGTTGTTGTAGGCTATTTTTCTTATAGTGAAATATAGCCAAAAACCCACATAAATAGACGAAAATGCCCTCAAAATTTAAATCACCTAAAAACATAGTTCATCTCCATGAGGACCATCTGTTCACGCCATATCAGTTTTTATTCGATGTGTCTTCTCTGCTTCACAAGCTTATATTGCCATCTTGCTTATAAACTGAATTCATATTGAGATTCATAATGGGAAGAGTGATAAAGAGATTTATAAGAAACTTGAAAAGGATTTTGGGGAGACAGTTCTTTGTTCCCCAAAGTTTGATCTGCAAATTGTACTTGTGGTACCACTGCTTTTGATTGCTGCTTTTGCTGGTGTTAGAAGTGTTCCATTAACTCCAAATACGAAGCAAACCATGTTAGACCTCCCCACACTGCCGCCTTCACGAGGTAATAGTCCCTTGTGATGGATAGAACAATGATGTGCCTTCTTCCACAtgctttcttttcattttatacTTTGAACTTAGGGATGAAACTAAGAAACTATGGAACAATGGTGTGCCTTCTTCCACATTGGACATTCTTTGTATCAATTTAAGGAAGGTCAAaatgatttgttttatttatatttgtgaTTCATGACCAGCGATACAAGCTATAGAtgtagtttttaaattttttaaatttatttccttttttaatgtagatttatttgatttttaattgaaagGGCATTTGAGTATATTTAAATGGGGTTTTGGCTATAtttgagagttttttttataaaaactgacatttatgaatttaggGGTTAATTTTTGGCTATTTATGATAAAAACTCAAGTTGCCCACCCATGATAATAGAAGATGTAGCCAATAGAGGGAGAATTtgaccccccaaaaaaaaaaaaagagtgagaaACTTCTTGTTGTCTGgtagcaaagagagagagagagaaataagaAGTCCgaggccatctccaacccaccctggcaaaacccaaaatttgaattttttagcCTGAAAACCTCTCCAACCCTTGTATAGGAGCATGCTAAAATTTCCACAAACTGGTTTTTGGGGACAAATAGTAGTCTGTGTTTCAGTCGGATTGATAATTTAGTGGAGCCGACACCAATATATGATGCAGCTCATGTGAAGCACCTACAGCAAGGGGCCGTGTTGTCAAGACACATGGCATGCTGGGATGAAGGGTAGTAGGAATCCAATGGGTTCCTTCAAACTactgtttctttttcctttccaatttattttcaaaggTTATATAATATCTAATGGCTAAGATTTAATGTGAGCAAATCCAACTATAAAAAACAATCTTCAAAAAATTGTAttatgttttggattttttagattaaaatatttagaaaattaatttatcaaagttgaaacaaaaataatgtcaagaaaaattaatgagaaaataaataaataaaggattAACctttttaaacaatttaataaagttgtaaACTCAAATTATGAATCTGCATATGGTTGGAGGAAAAAACTTTTTGAGTCCGGTcaatacatgaatagttgtattttgaatgggagaaatttgagtttagctCCATTTGGGTTAGAGATGGCCaaaggccatctccaaccctTGGACTCAAACCTAAAATATCCCCCCAAACCTCTCTCAAcccaagaaaatgaaggactcaaaatttgaaaaaacccaaatttggacccaaatatGGGTCCAAGTATTGCCTGGACCCAATACTATTCACTAAAGCCCACGCTGAGGTGGCAGAGCCCATgtgcttttgaaaaatggTGGGACCCGCACTGGTTATATGTTCTGATGGGCTTGTCTGTGGCATGGGCCACGTGTCGGGTTTAGGTGAGAGAGTTGTTGGGCTTTGGCTGTCtcccttttttctattttttataaatttataaaaaatcaaatagtaTCGATTAGGCCCACATGTTGGCTATTTCTAGCTCAAAGAGCCGTTGGAAAAGAagaatctcttttttttaaaaataaaaaaatctaatagTAACTTTAAATTAACGATCTAGATTAAATCTAAGCTATTTTAACGGTAAAAAAAAGATCCAACGactgaaatttaaatccaacggtcaaaatagtattttaaattaatccaaATCagatccaaccccaaaactcactccaaactctataaatacccatccatttctcaaataatctacccaaaatattttatctatttctcaatttatttttcctttgtcaATCTCATCAATCTCCTTTCATTCTTGTTGAAGATGTCCACAAAACCTCAAAGAGGTGTGAATTGGAGGCCCGAAGAAGATGAGGCATTGTGCAAAGGGTGAGTTTCTGTCAGTTAAGATGAGGCTATTGGCACCAATCAAGCAAGCGACACATTTTGGAAGCGTGCATATCAAAAGTTTCTGGAAAATTATCCGACATTAGTGGACTTGAGCGATGAACATATCAAGCCATTGTTTCTCGGTTCAAGACTATCAACCAACAATGTTCTCTTTGGAAGGCATGCTTGACTAAGGCCAATACGAACCCACAAAGTGGCTCAAATTTACATGATGTGGTAAGTAACCATTCTTATtaaagctttaaatttatatttgtaattttattcaactccaaacttaaatttattttttcatgcgTAGGATGTgtatgcaaaaataatatttcttaATGATAATAAGCCTCCAAATAGGCCTTTCAAGTTGTACCATGCTTGATAAATCTTAAAAGATTGCCTAAAGTGGAACGATATAAATGAGCCTCCCGCACAACGTTCTTTTGGAGCTAGTGCAAGTATAGTGAATTTGGATAATGATGCAGACGAAATCACTATGCCTAGTCCAAGGCCTAAGAGGCGAGATAAACAAAAggctgcaaaaaaaaaaaaagggaagatggCTGACCATTCTCAACAAAAAAGGGATAAGTACTTGAAAACATTGGTGGAGCAAGGTATTGCTTTCAAGGATGataggagatgaaagctcaaCATATTGGACAAGTTTGTCCAAGATCAAGTTGATGCTTATGCGTATCAGAAGCAACAAGATAAGGAAGcccaataacaaaaaataatgtccATGGACGTGTCCAAATTTACttcaagaaagaagaagtattGGGGGGATaaacaagatgaaattatGCAAGAACATGCAGGGGTCAACGGTCTACCGTTAATCCTGAAGATAACTCAGGGGACTATTATCCAACCCCTATGATGGTGGTTATTAGTTTTTTCCTATTGGCATTCATGTATGGTGAATTTGAAGtattgtgtgttttcttttagaattatgttgtgtgttttcttttgaaataaaattatatttgtgaaattttaattttttcaggtcaaattgttcaaaaaatttaattatgaagttatttaaaaagattgaatgaagaaaagttatctataaaaaaaaaattagacttaaaccattcttaaataatttaataaagttgcggacttaaaatttgagtccaaAGGGTTGGGAGGAAAAACAATTTGAGTTcgagcaaaatccaaatagTCACTTTTTGAAGggggaaaatttgaatttagcCTTTCATGAGTTGGAGAAGGCCTAATAGCcaaagagaagaagataaaagaaTCATAGGACCACATGGATGGGCAACGTATGGGTaggtttgttttaatttttttaatttttgggctGGGCTTATAACCCATGtagggtttgttttttttttttgaaaatttttgggCTGGGCAAGCACTCAGCCTGCACTGTGCACAGCCCCGCCACTCGCAGCTCAAAGCATACAAGCAGTGCTGCTAGGTTTTCTCAGTTAGGCTACCATGGCGATAGATAGCGGAACCAAGGAGCAGTCGCACAAGGAACATCGGTCCAGGCAGTCGGGGGCCAAGGCCGACAAGAAGAAGCGTGACACTTCCCAAAATGGGAAGAAGCAAAACCCTAAAGCATTTGCTTTTAGCTCAACTGTGAAAGCCAAGCGTCTTCAATCTCGCTCGGTCGAGAAAGAGCAGCGCAGGCTTCATGTCCCAACCATTGATCGTTCCTATGGCGAACAACCTCCATATGTTGTTCTGGTGCATGGACCTCCCAAGGTATATATAGTATATCTAATCAGTGCAATAACTTACCTGCATCTCACTCAAACTGCTGTTAATTTGTTCgaactaatatttttttttgttcaattccTTATTTTTGATTTCTAGGTTGGCAAGTCTTTGTTAATTAAGTCGCTTGTAAAGCATTATACCAAACATAATTTACCAGAGGTTCGAGGCCCGATTACCATTGTTTCAGGTGCCATGCTTCATGTTTTTCTGATATTGcaataatttgatttaatttaatattaggTTGAGCACTGTTCGTTAAATGCTTGATTGATTGCTTGTGTTAGGAAAGCAAAGGCGGGTACAGTTTGTGGAGTGCCCAAATGATATCAATGGTATGATTGATGCTGCAAAGTTTGCTGATTTAGCATTGCTTCTCATCGATGGAAGCTACGGTTTTGAAATGGTGAGACTTGtgacaattaattttgttattttttcttctactgTTTTCACGTGGATGGCTTAAACTTCAATGGAAATCCTGACGCTAACAAAATGTTGTACccttttgtctgttaaaaatGTCTATGAATTTAACTCCTGTCATACATATCAAACAAACACACGTGCTCGTGTGCAGGCACAACACCCACACTCATAGATTTCATTATTATGTATCGGGAGATGACTCTGCttgaatatttatttggtgGATGTTCTGGATTTCTTGATACATTCTTTATTGGtctgatttctttttcaaggATTTATTAGTCTGATCCCTTTTTTCATCAATATGATGTCAAgacatttatattataatattgtaTTGCCTTAATTTCCTTTTACAGGAGACATTTGAATTCCTGAATATTTTGCAAGTTCATGGGTTCCCAAAGGTTATGGGAGTTCTTACTCACCTTGATAAGTTTAAAGAtgtaaagaaattgaagaaaacaaagcaacACCTCAAACATCGTTTCTGGACTGAAATATACGATGGAGctaaattgttttatttatctGGTCTCATTCATGGAAAGTAAGTAGCCACTTTCTGCACTGGATGATGCAGTCACTTGTGAAAGTTGACAACTGTTATtagttgaatttttattttattcattatATTCCCCCTGGTTTGATGAACAGGTATGTCAAACGTGAAATTCATAATCTGGCACGTTTCATATCTGTTATGAAGTTCCATCCTTTATCTTGGCGAACTGCTCATCCATATGTTTTAGTAGATCGTTTTGAAGATGTGACTCCTCCTGAAAAAGTGCGTTTGAATAATAAATGTGATAGAAATGTCACACTGTATGGTTATTTGCGGGGCTGTAACatgaaaaaaggaacaaaggTATGTGTTTGACTTATAAAGTTCTTGTCTTATTGCCTTTAGAAATCTATATATTACAAATGAGTTTAATTGGAAGAAAAGACCATAACTCAGGTTGATGTACGGAGAGTTCCTTTTAGCTCCCCATGAATTCCAAATGCAGGGATGAAGCCATAAAATTCTTTTAGTGGGCAACTCCAAACAATAAAATTAGATTGAAAAAATGTTCAACAAAAGAGTTAAAAACTTAAGGGTATTGATTCATAGTAATTTTCATGCAGTACACGTACAGTTGTCcccaatatatatgttttcttGTTATCAAAGCATCCTAAGAAAATTTTCAGTTGAATATATTTGGGagaacatataaataaatgaacaagtttgaataaaaaaatgtgaaattgTGACATCAATAACgggttaattatatataattgtaaTAGCAAATTAAAGATGTATAGAACAATCCATGAAGGATGAAAAAAGGAAACCAATTTAGAATGCGAGCATCCAACCTagaaccaattggcaatgggtcTAGAGgcccaaaataatttaaactattaaGGCAATGCTTACATTTCCAGTGGGATAATACTCTCAGCATGTGGAAAGAGAGGAAAGCTTTGACATCCTTATAACAAACTAGGCTTTGTCGTGACTTGTAGAAGCCGATCTTTAAGTGAAACTCCTTCAAATTTAGCAGTTAAGATGACTTACATTTTCGGGTTGGTAACTTGGTGCCGCTTCTGTAATAGTCCCCTCTCCgctaaaataaagaagaaagaatacaTTGGATTATATGATTCATAGATGCATTATCTtgctgtttattttttaatgatatattgttgTCTGATTTACATTGTGTATCAGATTCATATTGCAGGTGTTGGGGATTACAGTTTAGCTGGTATGACAGGCTTAGCTGATCCTTGCCCTTTACCCTCAGCTGCCAAAAAGAAGGGACTGCGTGATAAGGAAAAACTGTTTTACGCACCCATGTCTGGACTTGGGGATCTCCTGTATGATAAAGATGCTGTCTACATAAACATAAATGACCACTTTGTCCAGTTTTCCAATGTTGATGAAAAGGGCGAAGCAACAAATGAAGGtccaatttattattatttatttttaattttataattttaaaaatttgttttcttattcataTTTGTATGTGTGGGTGAGGATTTGAAAGGATACATTCATTTAGTTTGATTCCATGTTGTTTATCTGTtacgaatatttttttttcttagacATCTTTTGAGCTTTCCTTATATAGGAAAAGTTTCTATTTCTCTTTCTGCAACTGCCACCAATTTTAAAAGTTGATACTCATGTTCCCGTGTAACAGGAAAGCACGAAGATGTGGGTGTGGCTTTGGTAAAATCTCTTCAGAACACAAAATATTCAGTTGATGAAAAGTTAGAGGAGAGCTTCATTAATCTATTTAGTCGGAAGCCTAATTTATTGTCAAACGCTCAAAGTGATGGAAAAGATACCTATGAATCTAGAGAAGAGATCCGTATGATAGAGCCCTTAGAGGAATATCAGTCTAGGGAAGCAATCAAAGGAGATGGTTCTGCTGAAGAAAGCAATGCGGAGGATTCTGACGGTTCAGAATCAGAATCTTCAGATAAGAATGAAGCAGCTCGTAAAGATGCATCAGATCAAGATGCTAATCTTAAAGATCACTTGAAGGAACATGTGGAGTTTCATGGTGGAAGGTCAAGGAGAAAAGTTATATTTGGAAATGACCTTGATCATAACGATATGGAGGTGAACAAAGCTAAACTCATTATCTCTGTTGAATAGAACCAtgatttggagaagaaaaaatattttgtttgtgtttgagTGTGTGTGATGTTACAGGATACTTGAAGTTCACTTGCGGAGGCTCATGCACATTAAACAGCTTTGATGTTTTCGTTACTTTGGTGTTTGCATGTTCATGTTATTACTCACATGGCTTAATAGTGTTTTAAGATAACTTCAGTGactattaaatataaataatctAATGTGCTAttatatttcttgttttttcatGTCTGATCCTCGTGGGTTACTTGCTCATGATTCACTGATACTAAATGCTACATTTTTGCTTTTGTGGACTGTACGATCTGTAGATTCTCGTTAAATGCATAATAGATGTTATAACTTTTACTACTTCTACTAGTTGTCATATCCTCTTCACCTTTCAGGTTATGAACAGTATAAGTAGTGGAAACCAGAAATGTGTATACATTGAGCGTCCATGCTCTTCTTTAATATTACTCAGGTTCTATGCATATTCTTCCATTATAGGATTCAGATTTTGAGGCTgaagatgatggtgatgacaacaatgatgatgatattcAGGCATCTTCTGGTTCAGATtcagaggaagatgaagatgttCATGAAACAGATGGTACATTTACTCCCAATTTGCAAATTTGTTGTAGGTTGtaatattcttattttctgaGCAAGAAGTACTCTGCTTATCTTTTGTATTAGATGCAACCTTCTATGGTGAACGGTCTGTGATGCCAAAACccaatattatatatgttgatAAAAATTAAGTATGTATAAGAAAATGGTATATAACTGTAAATGTTATCCATCGATTGCTTACGCGTTTTAATGTCTCAAATTATAGATTTCCCAGTGACTTCCCATTGATAAAAATTAAGTATGTATAAGAAAATGGTATATAACTGTAAATGTTATCCATCGATTGCTTACACATTTTAATGTCTCAAATTATAGATTTCCCAGTGACTTCCCATTATCTAATTTTATCTCCCCCTTTTTTTGTGGCCTCATACTAGATGAGATAGGGAACATTGCAAAGTGGAAAGAATCTTTGGTAGAAAGGACTTCCTCAAGACAAACTATTAACCTTATGCAACTTGTATATGGGAAATCTACATCAATGCCAACAACATCTATCAATGAACATGATAGTAGTGTAGATGATGAAAGTGATGgagatgatttttttaagcCAAAAGGAGAAGTAAACAAGGTTTGTTTGGACACTACTTTTCATATCTCGCCGTAAGCGGCGCATTCTTTTTAATGTCAGGGGGATTTATGTTTCTTTCCAAtctgaaaataaattattggggTAACCTTCATAACTGAAGTGAGCGCTGTCATATtatcatttttgtttgtttattgcaGAAACATGGAGGAATAGAAGGTGGAAATTGGAATATCGAGGACTGTTCCAAATTcacaaattattcaaatctCAAAGACTGGAAAGAGGAAAAGCTTAGGGAGGGTATTCGTGATCGTTTTGTTACTGGTGATTGGTCGAAAGCTTCTCAAAGAAATCAAGCTGCAGAGGCTAAAGTTTTAGATGATGATGCTGTCTATGGTGACTTTGAAGATTTAGAAACTGGTGAGAAGCATGATGGGAATCATACAGATGATGCAAGCAGTGATGTAAACCACAAGGAAGATGATTTGGCCAAAGAGGAGCGGAGGCTGAAAAAGCTTGCTCTTCGTGCAAAGTTCAATGCTCAATATCCTTTTCACCcgaatattttatatatatatatatatatatatatatactttttcGAAGAATTACATATTGCTCTTCCGCCATAACCAAGGAAGAattttttgattgttttttctttcgaGTTTGGAATTGGATGAAGCCGGGATATGATCTTCATTTAAGGTTCTGGGTTGTATTTTGCATTTGTCCACATATGACGTTCTAACAGTAGTTCTGTGTGtgaacatttttatttttggtttggtcATATCTACTCTTTTGTATTTGTAGAGAATGTCTGAAATTACTTTTGTGCCCTTAATTTGATCTACATTTGATGGAGCTGAGTCATCTGAAGAGGAGCTTGAGAGTAAACATGAAGGCAAGTCTGGTCGTGATCAATCCAAAGAAAGTGGCTATTTTGACAAGGTAAACTTTCTCGCATATATTTAAGATTGTTTTGCACCATACAAGGTAGTGAGAGCTCATGCCTAGTTCTTCCAGCTGAAGGATGAGATTGAACTTCGGAAGCAAATGAATATAGCTGAACTCAATGACCTGGATGACGCCACCCGATTAGAGATAGAGGGTTTCCGGACAGGGACTTACCTACGGTTGGAGGTTCATGATGTCCCTTATGAGATGGTTGAATATTTTGACCCCTGTCATCCTATTTTGGTT
Proteins encoded in this window:
- the LOC18768181 gene encoding ribosome biogenesis protein BMS1 homolog gives rise to the protein MAIDSGTKEQSHKEHRSRQSGAKADKKKRDTSQNGKKQNPKAFAFSSTVKAKRLQSRSVEKEQRRLHVPTIDRSYGEQPPYVVLVHGPPKVGKSLLIKSLVKHYTKHNLPEVRGPITIVSGKQRRVQFVECPNDINGMIDAAKFADLALLLIDGSYGFEMETFEFLNILQVHGFPKVMGVLTHLDKFKDVKKLKKTKQHLKHRFWTEIYDGAKLFYLSGLIHGKYVKREIHNLARFISVMKFHPLSWRTAHPYVLVDRFEDVTPPEKVRLNNKCDRNVTLYGYLRGCNMKKGTKIHIAGVGDYSLAGMTGLADPCPLPSAAKKKGLRDKEKLFYAPMSGLGDLLYDKDAVYININDHFVQFSNVDEKGEATNEGKHEDVGVALVKSLQNTKYSVDEKLEESFINLFSRKPNLLSNAQSDGKDTYESREEIRMIEPLEEYQSREAIKGDGSAEESNAEDSDGSESESSDKNEAARKDASDQDANLKDHLKEHVEFHGGRSRRKVIFGNDLDHNDMEDSDFEAEDDGDDNNDDDIQASSGSDSEEDEDVHETDDEIGNIAKWKESLVERTSSRQTINLMQLVYGKSTSMPTTSINEHDSSVDDESDGDDFFKPKGEVNKKHGGIEGGNWNIEDCSKFTNYSNLKDWKEEKLREGIRDRFVTGDWSKASQRNQAAEAKVLDDDAVYGDFEDLETGEKHDGNHTDDASSDVNHKEDDLAKEERRLKKLALRAKFNAQFDGAESSEEELESKHEGKSGRDQSKESGYFDKLKDEIELRKQMNIAELNDLDDATRLEIEGFRTGTYLRLEVHDVPYEMVEYFDPCHPILVGGIGLGEENVGHMQARLKRHRWHKKVLKTSDPIIVSIGWRRYQTIPVYAIEDRNGRHRMLKYTPEHMHCLAMFWGPLAPPNTGVVAFQNLLNNQAQFRITATAVVLEFNHASRIVKKLKLVGHPCKIFKNTALVKDMFTSDLEIARFEGAAVRTVSGIRGQVKKAAKEEIGNQPKKMGGQPKEGIARCTFEDKIKMSDIVFLRAWTQVEVPQFYNPLTTSLQPRDKTWQGMKTTAELRREHNIPIPVNKDSLYKPIERKLKKFNPLVIPKSLQAALPFASKPKDIPIRGRPLLENRRAVVMEPHERKVHALVQHLRLIRNEKMKKRKLKDDKKRKETEVQKAKEEQLSKKRQREERRERYREQDKLKKKIRRNAED